The following proteins are co-located in the Longimicrobium sp. genome:
- a CDS encoding MBL fold metallo-hydrolase has product MSTTEPALRVTCWGTRGSIATPGAATLRYGGNTSCVEVRAADGPRIILDAGTGIRALGRHLAHRGEDALEAHLFITHYHWDHIQGFPFLPQLHHPGTHLCIHGPRQGDVPVDRAFAGQMTPLYFPVPLSDVPATVEFAAADGAPWSEGGVEVTAFRVRHPGVTLGYRVSAGGASVIYVPDDELGDADPRWYAGMVEFARGADLLVHDAMYTDAEYARFRGWGHSGAGQAVRLAEDAGVRKLALFHHAPDRTDDEVERMAGELRDELQARGSPLVLSAAAEGEEIALGGSAG; this is encoded by the coding sequence ATGAGCACAACCGAGCCCGCGCTGCGCGTGACCTGCTGGGGGACGCGCGGGTCCATCGCCACGCCGGGGGCGGCGACGCTGCGCTACGGCGGCAACACCAGCTGCGTCGAGGTGCGCGCGGCGGACGGGCCGCGGATCATCCTCGACGCGGGGACCGGGATCCGCGCGCTCGGGCGGCATCTCGCGCACCGGGGCGAAGACGCGCTCGAGGCGCATCTTTTCATCACCCACTACCACTGGGACCACATCCAGGGCTTCCCCTTCCTCCCGCAGCTCCATCACCCCGGCACCCACCTCTGCATCCACGGCCCGCGGCAGGGCGACGTGCCCGTCGACCGCGCGTTCGCGGGGCAGATGACGCCGCTCTACTTCCCCGTCCCCCTGTCCGACGTGCCCGCGACGGTGGAGTTCGCGGCCGCCGACGGAGCGCCGTGGAGCGAGGGCGGGGTGGAGGTGACCGCGTTCCGCGTCCGCCATCCCGGCGTCACCTTGGGCTATCGCGTGTCGGCCGGCGGCGCGTCCGTCATCTACGTCCCCGACGACGAGCTCGGCGACGCCGATCCGCGCTGGTACGCGGGAATGGTGGAGTTCGCGCGCGGCGCCGATCTCCTCGTGCACGACGCGATGTACACGGACGCCGAGTACGCTCGCTTCCGCGGCTGGGGCCACAGCGGCGCGGGGCAGGCGGTGCGGCTGGCGGAGGACGCGGGGGTGCGGAAGTTGGCCCTCTTCCACCACGCGCCGGACCGCACGGACGACGAGGTGGAGCGGATGGCCGGCGAGTTGCGCGATGAGCTGCAGGCGCGCGGCTCGCCGCTGGTGCTCTCGGCGGCTGCGGAAGGCGAGGAAATCGCGCTCGGCGGGAGTGCTGGATGA
- the hemA gene encoding glutamyl-tRNA reductase, whose amino-acid sequence MPVAVVGASHRTAPIELRERLAFGRAEIPPALGALAREAGVEAVLLTTCNRTEFYLASVEGDDGVARAQEALAARIGVRAEDAARWLYVHRDREAAQHLFRVASGLDSMILGEPQIQGQVKEAYAAAREVAGDRGPVVGPALNRMFQTAFSIGGRVRSETGLGIGAASVSSAAVELAKKIFGSLKGRRALVLGAGEMSEVTLECLAAEGVRTAVVANRTYERACELAEKWGGAAIHWDEFALALADVDIVIASTAAPRPVLTRERFRQALPRGARRPLCIIDIAIPRDVEPAVADERNVFLYNIDDLQQIVDDSLDRRRAELPEAERIVAAGVDDFWAWYASLAVVPTIRALRDHGERVRQEETERALHRLSHLSDEDRAAVDALTRSLLNKLLHAPTSRLRQAAGNGRGTGVLDTVRYLFELENDETAGKDDE is encoded by the coding sequence ATGCCTGTCGCAGTCGTAGGCGCCAGCCACCGCACGGCTCCCATCGAGCTGCGGGAACGGCTCGCCTTCGGGCGCGCCGAGATCCCGCCGGCCCTGGGCGCGCTCGCCCGCGAGGCCGGGGTCGAGGCGGTGCTGCTTACGACCTGCAACCGCACGGAGTTCTATCTCGCGTCGGTGGAAGGGGATGACGGCGTCGCCCGGGCGCAGGAGGCGCTCGCCGCGCGGATCGGCGTGCGCGCGGAGGACGCGGCGCGCTGGCTTTACGTGCACCGCGACCGCGAGGCCGCGCAGCACCTCTTCCGCGTGGCCTCGGGGCTCGATTCGATGATCCTGGGCGAGCCGCAGATCCAGGGGCAGGTGAAGGAGGCGTACGCCGCCGCGCGCGAGGTGGCCGGCGACCGCGGACCGGTCGTGGGCCCCGCGCTCAACCGCATGTTCCAGACGGCGTTCAGCATCGGCGGGCGGGTGCGCAGCGAGACGGGGCTGGGGATCGGCGCCGCGTCCGTCTCCAGCGCCGCGGTGGAGCTGGCGAAGAAGATCTTCGGTTCGCTGAAGGGCCGCCGCGCGCTGGTCCTGGGCGCGGGGGAGATGAGCGAGGTCACGCTCGAATGCCTCGCCGCGGAGGGCGTGCGCACCGCCGTCGTGGCCAACCGCACGTACGAGCGCGCCTGCGAGCTGGCGGAGAAGTGGGGCGGCGCCGCCATCCACTGGGACGAGTTCGCGCTGGCGCTGGCGGATGTGGACATCGTCATCGCCAGCACGGCGGCGCCGCGGCCGGTGCTCACGCGTGAGCGCTTCCGCCAGGCGCTCCCCCGCGGCGCGCGGCGGCCGCTGTGCATCATCGACATCGCCATCCCGCGCGACGTGGAGCCGGCGGTGGCCGACGAGCGCAACGTCTTCCTCTACAACATCGACGACCTGCAGCAGATCGTCGACGACTCGCTGGACCGCCGCCGCGCCGAGCTCCCCGAGGCGGAGCGGATCGTCGCGGCCGGGGTGGACGACTTCTGGGCGTGGTACGCGTCGCTCGCCGTCGTCCCCACCATCCGCGCGCTCCGCGACCACGGCGAGCGGGTGCGGCAGGAGGAGACCGAGCGCGCGCTCCATCGCCTCAGCCACCTGTCGGACGAGGACCGGGCGGCGGTGGACGCGCTGACCCGCTCGCTGCTGAACAAGCTGCTGCACGCGCCGACCTCCCGTCTCCGCCAGGCGGCGGGGAACGGCCGCGGCACCGGCGTGCTGGACACGGTGCGCTACCTCTTCGAGCTCGAAAACGACGAAACCGCCGGCAAGGACGACGAATGA
- a CDS encoding sigma-70 family RNA polymerase sigma factor, which yields MQLAVTMAAPAARMEIWLGGTPLFAQILGRGFRRLASAAPAPSFAPATPPAETDAALVRHMAEGDDRALGTLYDRWHAQIFALALHLLGDQDEAEEVVEETFWQAWRQSARYAGERGAVGSWLTIIARSRALDRLRARNRMRAAHSASVLADPSAACEASSEDPLRELVASEARAAVRRALETIPADQRRTLEMAYFGGMSQSEIAEATGEPLGTVKTRTRLGLQRLRRLLADLAPASA from the coding sequence ATGCAGCTCGCAGTGACCATGGCCGCCCCGGCGGCACGGATGGAGATCTGGCTGGGCGGCACCCCCCTGTTCGCGCAGATCCTGGGACGCGGATTTCGCAGGCTCGCATCCGCAGCGCCCGCCCCCTCGTTCGCGCCCGCGACCCCGCCGGCGGAGACGGACGCCGCGCTGGTGCGGCACATGGCCGAGGGCGACGACCGGGCGCTGGGCACGCTGTACGACCGCTGGCACGCGCAGATCTTCGCCCTCGCCCTGCACTTGCTGGGTGACCAGGATGAGGCCGAGGAGGTGGTGGAGGAGACGTTCTGGCAGGCGTGGCGGCAGTCCGCGCGCTACGCCGGCGAGCGCGGCGCCGTGGGCAGCTGGCTGACGATCATCGCCCGCAGCCGCGCGCTGGACCGGCTGCGCGCCCGCAACCGGATGCGCGCGGCGCACTCCGCCTCCGTGCTGGCCGACCCCTCGGCCGCGTGCGAGGCCTCGTCCGAGGACCCGCTGCGCGAGCTCGTCGCGTCCGAGGCGCGCGCGGCGGTGCGGCGCGCGCTGGAAACCATTCCCGCCGACCAGCGGCGGACGCTGGAGATGGCCTACTTCGGCGGGATGAGCCAGAGCGAGATCGCCGAGGCCACGGGCGAGCCGCTGGGCACCGTCAAGACGCGCACCCGCCTCGGTCTCCAGCGCCTCCGCCGCCTCCTTGCCGATCTCGCCCCCGCCAGCGCTTGA
- a CDS encoding HD domain-containing phosphohydrolase — translation MSVNMRASGVSARRITEARREARPVLLHGPAAGLSRLQTFIAAKRIDLLQVATLADVGAIPGSPSVLLLDEDLAATPDLVPLLRHVPESVAIIAASREVERAARGCDRIAAVLPEDGEGAAATLRTAFRLAAAKMGAARLEAELARTRGELRELTAVGMALMTERDPDQLLGKIVDKARQLTGSDAGSLYLVEHGDDGVARLRFAQAQNDSLPNTAFVTFTLPLDTTSLAGYAALTGETLRIDDAYHLPANAPYALNRSFDERFGYRTRSQLVVPMVDHRGETVGVLQLINRKCIPAARIRDENDAARWVLPYTDRELALVQALAGQAAVSIENSLLNRQIETIFESFVKAAVIAVDSRDPTTSGHSVRVATLTCDLAEGLERHAPAPYRGVRFTAAQLRELRYAALLHDFGKVGVREEVLVKAKKLPPVLHERVLGRFDLIRRTLEADHYRERAELLERGVRPGVEMETAFRARLDELERIRAVVAASNEPTILRERVAEALEQAGRLTFRGPDDRPVPYVTEEELRYLRIPRGTLDEGERREIESHVEQTYRFLVQIPWTGDLRNVAEIAYGHHEKLNGCGYPRGVPGDEIPLQTRMMTVADIFDALTASDRPYKRALPPERALDILTAEAREGLLDAAIVEMLIESGAYRKVLEVDWKEL, via the coding sequence ATGAGCGTAAACATGCGTGCGAGCGGTGTTTCGGCGCGAAGGATCACGGAGGCGAGGCGCGAGGCGCGGCCGGTCCTGCTGCACGGGCCGGCCGCCGGGCTGTCGCGCCTGCAGACGTTCATCGCGGCAAAACGCATCGACCTGCTGCAGGTTGCCACGCTGGCCGACGTCGGCGCCATCCCCGGATCGCCGTCCGTCCTGCTGCTGGATGAAGATCTCGCCGCCACGCCCGACCTCGTCCCCCTCCTCCGCCACGTCCCCGAGTCCGTCGCCATCATCGCCGCGTCGCGCGAGGTGGAGCGGGCCGCGCGCGGGTGCGACCGCATCGCCGCGGTGCTGCCTGAGGACGGGGAGGGCGCGGCCGCCACGCTGCGCACTGCCTTCCGCCTGGCCGCGGCGAAGATGGGCGCGGCGCGGCTGGAGGCGGAGCTGGCGCGCACCCGCGGCGAGCTGCGCGAGCTGACCGCCGTGGGGATGGCGCTGATGACCGAGCGCGACCCCGACCAGCTGCTGGGGAAGATCGTCGACAAGGCGCGGCAGCTCACCGGGAGCGACGCGGGGAGCCTGTATCTCGTCGAGCACGGCGACGATGGCGTGGCCCGGCTGCGCTTCGCGCAGGCGCAGAACGACTCGCTTCCGAACACGGCGTTCGTCACCTTCACCCTCCCGCTCGACACCACCTCGCTGGCCGGCTACGCGGCGCTCACCGGCGAGACGCTGCGGATCGACGATGCGTATCATCTTCCCGCAAACGCGCCGTACGCGCTGAACCGCTCGTTCGACGAGCGCTTCGGCTACCGCACCAGGTCCCAGCTGGTCGTCCCCATGGTCGACCACAGGGGCGAGACCGTGGGGGTGCTGCAGCTGATTAACCGCAAGTGCATCCCCGCCGCGCGGATCAGGGACGAGAACGACGCGGCGCGCTGGGTGCTGCCGTACACCGACCGCGAGCTGGCGCTGGTGCAGGCGCTCGCCGGCCAGGCCGCCGTCTCCATCGAGAACTCGCTGCTGAATCGGCAGATCGAGACCATCTTCGAGAGCTTCGTGAAGGCCGCGGTCATCGCCGTGGACTCGCGCGACCCGACGACCTCGGGGCACAGCGTCCGCGTCGCCACGCTGACCTGCGACCTGGCCGAGGGGCTGGAGCGGCACGCGCCGGCGCCGTACCGCGGCGTCCGCTTCACCGCCGCGCAGCTGCGCGAGCTGCGCTACGCCGCGCTGCTGCACGACTTTGGCAAGGTGGGGGTGCGCGAGGAGGTGCTGGTGAAGGCCAAGAAGCTGCCGCCGGTGCTGCACGAGCGGGTGCTCGGCCGCTTCGACCTGATCCGCCGCACGCTCGAGGCGGACCACTACCGCGAGCGCGCGGAGCTGCTGGAACGCGGCGTCCGCCCCGGTGTGGAGATGGAGACGGCGTTCCGCGCGCGGCTGGACGAGCTGGAGCGCATCCGCGCGGTCGTGGCCGCGTCGAACGAGCCGACGATCCTGCGCGAGCGCGTGGCCGAGGCGCTGGAGCAGGCGGGGCGGCTCACCTTCCGCGGTCCCGACGACCGGCCGGTGCCGTACGTGACGGAGGAGGAGCTGCGCTACCTCCGCATCCCCAGGGGCACGCTGGACGAGGGGGAGCGGCGGGAGATCGAGAGCCACGTGGAGCAGACGTACCGCTTCCTCGTCCAGATCCCGTGGACGGGGGATCTGCGGAACGTGGCGGAGATCGCGTACGGGCACCACGAGAAGCTGAACGGCTGCGGCTATCCGCGCGGCGTGCCGGGCGACGAGATCCCCCTGCAGACGCGGATGATGACGGTGGCCGACATCTTCGACGCGCTGACCGCGAGCGACCGCCCGTACAAGCGCGCGCTGCCGCCCGAGCGCGCGCTCGACATCCTCACCGCCGAGGCGCGCGAGGGGCTGCTCGACGCGGCGATCGTGGAGATGCTGATCGAGAGCGGCGCCTACCGGAAGGTGCTGGAGGTGGACTGGAAGGAGCTGTAG
- a CDS encoding MotA/TolQ/ExbB proton channel family protein — MIIQSAAQTGELGNVWRMIAAGTLSTQLIMFLLAVFSIVSWAVIVMKVRQFRRLRRESDRFVERLERAERLEDAYHAIMALPESPFTRVFKRGMTFYAELRPAARTTGEVKGLLPAQLEVLRLVLEKEEGDERDGLTRGLIWLAIFATVSPLLGLLGTVIGVMNSFIGVASAGSSSITAVAPGIAEALVATAGGLVVAIPAAIGYNYLTGRLNLFMGELEGFSSEFIGALAREGRI; from the coding sequence ATGATCATCCAGTCGGCCGCACAAACCGGAGAGCTGGGCAACGTCTGGCGGATGATCGCCGCCGGAACGCTCTCCACCCAGCTCATCATGTTCCTCCTGGCCGTCTTCTCCATCGTCTCCTGGGCGGTGATCGTGATGAAGGTGCGCCAGTTCCGCCGCCTCCGCCGCGAGAGCGACCGCTTCGTGGAGCGGCTGGAGCGGGCAGAGCGGCTGGAAGACGCCTACCATGCCATCATGGCGCTCCCCGAGAGCCCCTTCACCCGCGTGTTCAAGCGAGGGATGACCTTCTACGCCGAGCTCCGCCCCGCCGCGCGCACCACGGGCGAGGTGAAGGGCCTCCTCCCCGCGCAGCTCGAGGTCCTCCGCCTCGTCCTGGAGAAGGAGGAGGGGGACGAGCGGGACGGGCTGACGCGCGGCCTGATCTGGCTGGCCATCTTCGCCACGGTGTCGCCGCTTCTCGGCCTGCTGGGGACGGTGATCGGGGTGATGAACTCGTTCATCGGCGTCGCGAGCGCGGGATCGAGCAGCATCACCGCCGTGGCGCCGGGGATCGCGGAGGCGCTGGTGGCGACGGCGGGCGGGCTGGTCGTGGCCATCCCCGCGGCCATCGGGTACAACTACCTGACGGGTCGATTGAACCTCTTCATGGGCGAGTTGGAGGGCTTCTCCAGCGAGTTCATCGGGGCGCTGGCGCGCGAGGGGCGCATCTGA
- the ccsA gene encoding cytochrome c biogenesis protein CcsA produces the protein MTTATLHLLSLALYALSAALLGVSMARSDRRLPGIATAVLGAALVVHVAEFAVYHGEFHELPLVGLGPSLSVFALLIAAGSLGLATFGRTGPVGLVLVPVAAAVAAIAEIAGVQPSRQVMDFQGPWFVFHVVLAFLGYAGLTVAFAAGLMYLIQFRELKSKRFGAIFRFFPPLDTLDRIGRGALIAGMGFLTVSLLVGWAWTERFGHPMSPGNPKVVWGILTWLVFAVALAVRAGGGRPARRAALASVFGFAVVIVGYVVLRVAESRGGAFL, from the coding sequence ATGACCACCGCCACGCTGCACCTGCTCTCCCTGGCACTGTACGCGCTCTCGGCCGCCCTCCTGGGCGTGTCGATGGCGCGCAGCGACCGGCGCCTTCCCGGCATCGCCACGGCGGTGCTGGGCGCGGCGCTGGTGGTGCACGTGGCCGAGTTCGCCGTCTACCACGGCGAGTTCCACGAGCTGCCGCTGGTCGGGCTGGGCCCCTCGCTCTCCGTTTTCGCCCTGCTGATCGCCGCCGGGTCGCTGGGGCTGGCGACGTTCGGGCGCACCGGGCCCGTCGGCCTCGTGCTGGTCCCCGTCGCCGCCGCGGTGGCCGCCATCGCGGAGATCGCGGGGGTGCAGCCGTCGCGGCAGGTGATGGACTTCCAGGGGCCGTGGTTCGTCTTCCACGTGGTCCTCGCCTTCCTGGGCTACGCGGGGCTGACCGTCGCGTTCGCCGCGGGGCTGATGTACCTGATCCAGTTCCGCGAGCTCAAGAGCAAGCGCTTCGGCGCCATCTTCCGCTTCTTCCCCCCGCTCGACACGCTCGACCGCATCGGCCGCGGCGCGCTGATCGCGGGGATGGGGTTCCTCACCGTCTCTCTCCTGGTCGGCTGGGCGTGGACGGAGCGCTTCGGCCACCCGATGTCGCCCGGCAATCCCAAGGTGGTGTGGGGGATCCTGACCTGGCTCGTCTTCGCCGTCGCCCTCGCGGTGCGCGCGGGCGGGGGACGGCCGGCGCGGCGCGCGGCGCTGGCCAGCGTGTTCGGCTTCGCGGTGGTGATCGTCGGCTACGTCGTCCTGCGCGTGGCGGAGAGCCGCGGGGGAGCGTTCCTGTGA
- a CDS encoding SOS response-associated peptidase produces the protein MCGRFGQKASSAELAAAFEAAWRCPEPELPRFNIAPTQHAPVLLSDAGRRVLDVFRWGLIPSWAKDAAIGNKMINARAEGVAEKPAYRAAFQRRRCLVPASGFYEWKKAPGGKIPHWIHAMDGGPLTFAGLWEIWRPAKDAEPVLTFTILTTTPSADVAGIHDRMPVIVAPGDRDGWLDPETPTDDLLALLRSAPDGTLRMHAVSTAVNRPANDGPALIEPEAAEPELFAST, from the coding sequence ATGTGCGGGCGATTCGGGCAGAAGGCGAGCAGCGCGGAGCTGGCGGCGGCGTTCGAGGCGGCGTGGCGATGCCCCGAGCCGGAGCTGCCGCGCTTCAACATCGCGCCCACGCAGCACGCGCCGGTGCTGCTGAGCGACGCCGGCCGCCGCGTGCTCGACGTGTTCCGCTGGGGGCTGATCCCGTCGTGGGCCAAGGACGCCGCCATCGGCAACAAGATGATCAACGCGCGCGCCGAGGGGGTGGCCGAGAAGCCCGCCTACCGCGCCGCGTTCCAGCGCCGCCGCTGCCTGGTGCCCGCCAGCGGCTTCTACGAGTGGAAGAAGGCGCCCGGCGGCAAGATCCCGCACTGGATCCACGCGATGGACGGCGGGCCGCTCACCTTCGCGGGGCTGTGGGAGATCTGGCGCCCGGCGAAGGACGCGGAGCCGGTGCTCACCTTCACGATCCTCACCACCACGCCCAGCGCGGACGTGGCCGGCATCCACGACCGCATGCCCGTGATCGTCGCCCCGGGCGACCGCGACGGGTGGCTGGACCCGGAGACGCCCACCGACGACCTGCTGGCGCTCCTCCGCTCCGCGCCCGACGGCACGCTGCGCATGCACGCCGTCTCCACCGCCGTCAACCGCCCCGCCAACGACGGCCCTGCGCTCATCGAGCCCGAAGCTGCCGAGCCGGAATTGTTCGCCTCTACGTAG
- a CDS encoding LysM peptidoglycan-binding domain-containing protein: MKKAALVAAATLAAAAPLAAQRDTVPEGRVHVVRRGDTLWDLARQYLSDPFLWPEIFRLNTDVVRDPRWIYPNERLVLPVGVYASAQQEPEHTVFYQGSRNTARDRLTILPAGSAEYPVVRVGDYYRAGFVARDVEITPKGRVTEVISPTVVPLEEQPAIQVYDQVYVAAMDGASFRIGDRIQFVRPTRELRPYGRVWTPTGVGTVANVDGNVATVVVIRMFDPVRRGDLVVPVAPFPVRAGVMPVASTGMQARIFAFEKPHPAQAVEEIAFLDVGRQAGVKEGDEFEVFMPRERRDWGTRPEIPVARLQVVKVTDQTASARITTMQQPAIVVGQPVRRVRAMP; this comes from the coding sequence GTGAAGAAAGCCGCACTCGTCGCCGCCGCCACCCTGGCCGCCGCGGCCCCGCTGGCCGCGCAGCGGGACACCGTGCCGGAAGGACGCGTGCACGTGGTCCGCCGCGGCGACACGCTGTGGGACCTGGCCCGCCAGTACCTGTCCGACCCGTTCCTCTGGCCCGAGATCTTCCGGCTCAACACCGACGTGGTGCGCGACCCGCGCTGGATCTATCCCAACGAGCGGCTGGTGCTGCCGGTGGGCGTGTACGCGTCGGCGCAGCAGGAGCCCGAGCACACGGTGTTCTACCAGGGCTCCCGCAACACCGCGCGCGACCGGCTGACCATCCTCCCCGCCGGCAGCGCCGAGTACCCGGTGGTGCGCGTGGGCGACTACTACCGCGCCGGCTTCGTGGCGCGCGACGTCGAGATCACGCCGAAGGGGCGGGTGACCGAGGTCATCTCGCCCACCGTCGTGCCGCTCGAGGAGCAGCCCGCCATCCAGGTGTACGACCAGGTGTACGTGGCGGCCATGGACGGCGCCTCGTTCCGCATCGGCGACCGCATCCAGTTCGTGCGCCCCACCCGCGAGCTGCGCCCGTACGGCCGCGTGTGGACGCCGACCGGCGTGGGCACCGTGGCGAACGTCGACGGCAACGTGGCCACGGTGGTGGTGATCCGCATGTTCGACCCCGTGCGCCGCGGCGACCTGGTCGTTCCCGTGGCGCCCTTCCCGGTCCGCGCGGGGGTGATGCCGGTGGCGTCCACCGGGATGCAGGCGCGCATCTTCGCCTTCGAGAAGCCGCACCCGGCGCAGGCGGTCGAGGAGATCGCCTTCCTCGACGTGGGTCGGCAGGCAGGGGTGAAGGAGGGCGACGAGTTCGAGGTGTTCATGCCGCGCGAGCGCCGCGACTGGGGCACCCGCCCGGAGATCCCCGTCGCCCGCCTGCAGGTGGTGAAGGTGACGGACCAGACCGCCAGCGCGCGCATCACCACCATGCAGCAGCCGGCGATCGTCGTCGGCCAGCCCGTCCGCCGCGTGAGGGCGATGCCCTAG
- a CDS encoding bifunctional precorrin-2 dehydrogenase/sirohydrochlorin ferrochelatase, with protein sequence MSARYPVMLDVSRLAVLVVGGGEVALRKVRGLVDAGARPDVVAPQLHPELRGLVEQHGLRWDQRTFAKGDTDGYALVFAATNSADVNARVGREAAEEGALFNLADDPAHSIVHVPSSIAHDEVLVAFSTGGASPLLARRLRERLESVVTPGLGRAARRLAELRGEVRKRWPADEARRRAAWFDLITPDFVDAAIAGRDDDVEHRIARCLSQS encoded by the coding sequence GTGAGCGCGCGCTACCCGGTGATGCTCGACGTCTCGCGCCTCGCCGTCCTCGTGGTCGGCGGCGGCGAGGTGGCGCTGCGCAAGGTGCGGGGACTGGTCGACGCCGGCGCGCGGCCGGACGTGGTGGCCCCGCAGCTTCACCCCGAGCTGCGCGGGCTGGTCGAGCAGCACGGGCTGCGGTGGGACCAGCGCACGTTCGCGAAGGGGGACACGGACGGCTACGCGCTCGTCTTCGCCGCGACGAACAGCGCGGATGTGAACGCGAGGGTGGGGCGCGAGGCTGCGGAAGAAGGCGCCCTCTTCAACCTCGCCGACGATCCGGCGCACTCCATCGTCCACGTCCCCTCCAGCATCGCCCACGACGAGGTGCTGGTGGCGTTCTCCACCGGCGGCGCGAGTCCGCTTCTCGCGCGGCGGCTGAGGGAGAGGCTGGAATCCGTCGTCACCCCCGGCCTCGGTCGCGCGGCGCGGCGTCTCGCCGAATTGCGCGGGGAGGTGCGGAAGCGCTGGCCGGCCGACGAGGCGCGGCGGCGCGCGGCCTGGTTCGACCTGATCACCCCCGACTTCGTGGACGCGGCCATCGCCGGCCGCGACGACGACGTGGAGCACCGCATCGCCCGATGCCTGTCGCAGTCGTAG
- a CDS encoding biopolymer transporter ExbD — translation MPRRRGHGGLEISAEINVTSLVDVVLTLLVIFMITAPMLQGGVEVSVPRARTESVPSSEGVVVTVDRQGAVFIGDSPVRWEEFERRFPEAVAVRGAKSVYLRADQGVPYGRVVQVLGAMKAADVATVGLIAEEERPGGR, via the coding sequence ATGCCGCGGCGGCGCGGGCACGGCGGGCTGGAGATCAGCGCGGAGATCAACGTCACCTCGCTGGTGGACGTGGTGCTGACGCTGCTGGTGATCTTCATGATCACCGCGCCGATGCTGCAGGGCGGCGTGGAGGTGAGCGTCCCCCGCGCCCGCACCGAGTCCGTCCCCTCGTCCGAGGGCGTCGTCGTCACCGTCGATCGCCAGGGCGCCGTGTTCATCGGCGATTCGCCCGTGCGCTGGGAGGAGTTCGAGCGCCGCTTCCCCGAGGCGGTAGCCGTGCGCGGCGCGAAGAGCGTCTACCTCCGCGCCGACCAGGGCGTCCCCTACGGCCGCGTCGTGCAGGTCCTCGGCGCGATGAAGGCGGCGGACGTAGCGACGGTCGGGCTGATCGCGGAGGAGGAGAGGCCGGGCGGGCGGTAG
- a CDS encoding nuclear transport factor 2 family protein: MSTEQTIREFVERFYAALNRTLNGDPAPMLALWTQGPEATVMHPDGARQMGPEEVRGAFQAWAAAVSDGRITPRDISIRLVTSDVAVVSAVETGRGTIGPETVEVDSRATLVVRRDGAGWTAVHHHVDVNPRIRALVAAAQAATVDVSNARIGSPEPALS; the protein is encoded by the coding sequence ATGAGCACCGAGCAGACCATCCGCGAGTTCGTGGAGCGCTTCTACGCCGCGCTCAACCGCACGCTGAACGGCGATCCCGCGCCGATGCTGGCGCTGTGGACGCAGGGCCCCGAGGCCACCGTGATGCACCCCGACGGCGCGCGCCAGATGGGCCCGGAGGAGGTCCGCGGCGCCTTCCAGGCGTGGGCGGCCGCCGTCAGCGACGGCCGCATCACCCCGCGCGACATTTCCATCCGCCTGGTGACGAGCGACGTGGCCGTGGTCTCGGCCGTGGAGACGGGCCGGGGGACGATCGGGCCGGAGACGGTGGAGGTCGACAGCCGCGCCACGCTGGTCGTCCGCCGCGACGGCGCGGGATGGACGGCGGTGCATCACCACGTGGACGTGAACCCGCGCATCCGCGCCCTGGTCGCCGCCGCGCAGGCCGCGACGGTCGACGTGTCGAACGCGCGCATCGGCTCGCCCGAGCCGGCGCTTTCCTGA
- the pal gene encoding peptidoglycan-associated lipoprotein Pal: MKLRHAAPLLLVPLALAGCRKKPQNNPEPYTSTTVVNDGADRERARADSIARANEVALQAERDRLERERRAREAAVSTARDALTEIVFFEYDSDEITSEAERRLEMKASVLRANPGVRLRVEGHCDQRGSTEYNLALGQRRAEAVRAYLQNLGIDGSRLSTISYGKERPLEEGEGEEAWARNRRAEFTVAGGEITTVPAELRR, from the coding sequence ATGAAGCTTCGCCACGCAGCCCCACTGCTGCTGGTTCCGCTGGCGCTGGCCGGCTGCCGGAAGAAGCCGCAGAACAACCCCGAGCCGTACACCAGCACCACCGTGGTGAACGACGGCGCCGACCGGGAGCGGGCGCGCGCCGACTCCATCGCCCGCGCCAACGAGGTGGCGCTGCAGGCGGAGCGCGACCGGCTGGAGCGCGAGCGCCGCGCCCGCGAGGCCGCCGTCTCCACCGCGCGCGACGCGCTGACCGAGATCGTGTTCTTCGAGTACGACAGCGACGAGATCACCTCCGAGGCCGAGCGGCGGCTGGAGATGAAGGCCTCGGTGCTCCGCGCCAACCCCGGCGTGCGCCTGCGCGTGGAGGGGCACTGCGACCAGCGCGGCAGCACCGAGTACAACCTGGCGCTCGGCCAGCGCCGCGCCGAGGCGGTACGCGCCTACCTGCAGAACCTGGGGATCGACGGATCGCGGCTCTCCACCATCAGCTACGGCAAGGAGCGGCCGCTGGAGGAGGGCGAGGGCGAGGAGGCCTGGGCCCGCAACCGCCGCGCGGAGTTCACCGTGGCCGGCGGCGAGATCACCACCGTGCCCGCGGAGCTGCGCCGATGA